A single Roseofilum casamattae BLCC-M143 DNA region contains:
- a CDS encoding glycosyltransferase family 4 protein has translation MKLAFVTYFDLYNPKTWPRPTIGNRGSSYWMAKMLEQRAESFQYIGALQEKHSVFAKLERRFYRSLFPQQDYLYWAEPSVHQNYCRQIVTQLELLEPDVIFSQNLPLLAYLKYPKPKVLWTDTTCGGIPEEYRNACWRSKQHLSTIDRRALQNVDLGIFSSDWAARTAQKLYDINPNKLKVVTTGANIECDRTFTDIERIIQNKPTSPCHLLFMGVNWQRKGGQIAVDIAKMLHELGLPVLLTIVGIKPPIDDPLPDYIQVTGFIEKSTTDGQKQIEELFARSHFLLLPSRSDVTPAVIREASSFGLPSLATNVGGIPTLVRDDRNGKLFELNAKVEEYAEYIQTVFSDRQRYAQLVTSSFQEYSDRLNWQKAGDAAYQLIQTLLRS, from the coding sequence ATGAAACTGGCGTTCGTAACCTATTTCGATCTGTACAATCCAAAAACTTGGCCTCGTCCAACCATAGGAAACAGAGGAAGTAGCTATTGGATGGCAAAAATGCTGGAGCAGCGAGCTGAGTCCTTTCAATATATTGGCGCGCTGCAAGAGAAGCATTCAGTTTTTGCTAAGTTAGAACGACGGTTTTATCGATCGCTTTTTCCACAACAAGATTATTTGTATTGGGCAGAACCTTCAGTCCACCAAAACTATTGCCGACAGATTGTTACTCAATTAGAATTGTTGGAACCCGATGTTATTTTTTCGCAAAATCTTCCGCTCCTAGCTTATTTAAAGTATCCAAAGCCGAAAGTGTTGTGGACGGATACGACATGTGGGGGAATACCGGAAGAATATCGAAATGCCTGCTGGCGATCGAAGCAGCATTTATCCACGATCGATCGCCGAGCATTACAAAATGTTGATTTAGGTATTTTTTCGTCAGATTGGGCGGCACGAACGGCACAAAAATTATATGATATTAACCCGAATAAACTCAAGGTCGTGACGACTGGGGCGAATATCGAATGCGATCGCACTTTCACTGATATCGAACGCATTATCCAGAATAAACCTACTTCTCCTTGCCATCTTTTATTTATGGGAGTGAATTGGCAGCGAAAAGGCGGTCAAATTGCCGTAGATATTGCTAAAATGTTGCATGAATTGGGTTTGCCTGTCCTCTTAACAATTGTGGGAATAAAGCCTCCAATTGACGATCCATTACCCGATTATATTCAAGTCACCGGGTTCATTGAAAAATCGACAACAGATGGACAGAAACAGATTGAAGAATTGTTTGCGCGATCGCATTTTCTCCTTTTACCTTCTCGCTCCGATGTTACGCCTGCCGTGATTCGCGAAGCCAGTTCTTTTGGACTGCCAAGTTTAGCAACAAATGTGGGTGGAATTCCCACTTTAGTCCGAGACGATCGCAATGGCAAACTGTTCGAGCTTAATGCTAAAGTAGAAGAATATGCGGAATATATCCAGACTGTATTTAGCGATCGCCAACGCTATGCACAGTTAGTTACTTCATCATTTCAAGAATATAGCGATCGGCTCAATTGGCAAAAAGCAGGAGATGCGGCTTACCAGTTAATACAAACCTTACTGCGATCTTGA
- a CDS encoding glycosyltransferase family 4 protein: protein MQIDYITTYDVFNRSSWPKEHVGLYSAGYHLAEQLQQTEIALNFCSPLDKYKTPITRLKWMFYRKIFKQNYYSWAEPIIGKYYAKQVEEKISKSKAQIAFCPENAIPIARVKCSKPLILWTDASIVSLIGFYSYLDNLCRETKENLYQLEKEAFNRCDRLIFTSNWAANESIKLYHLPPEKVSVINWGANPKINRTRSDIERFIQQRSFDCCQLLFLGVDWQRKGGEFAVEVAENINKLGVKATLNVVGCKPSLSASKQDFVNVIGYIDKSTASGQEKLHYLFSTSHFLILPSQAETYGLVFIEANSYGLPCIASNVGGIPAIIRDGKNGKTFPLETDSLVCSHYIAELFSDRDKYQSLALSSFEEYQFRLNWKVAARELQALFEDVLSS from the coding sequence ATGCAAATCGATTACATTACCACTTATGATGTCTTCAATCGCTCTAGCTGGCCCAAAGAGCATGTAGGATTATACAGTGCCGGCTATCATCTGGCCGAACAATTACAGCAAACTGAGATAGCTCTGAATTTCTGTAGTCCCTTAGACAAGTATAAAACACCAATAACACGACTCAAATGGATGTTTTATCGCAAGATATTCAAACAAAATTACTATAGCTGGGCAGAGCCAATTATTGGCAAATACTATGCTAAACAAGTTGAAGAAAAAATATCTAAATCGAAAGCTCAAATTGCTTTCTGTCCGGAAAATGCAATTCCTATTGCACGGGTTAAGTGTAGCAAACCCTTGATTTTATGGACAGATGCTTCGATCGTTAGCTTAATTGGATTTTATTCCTATTTGGATAACTTGTGCCGCGAGACCAAAGAAAATTTATATCAGCTAGAAAAAGAAGCGTTCAATCGGTGCGATCGCCTGATTTTCACATCTAATTGGGCAGCGAATGAATCGATTAAACTTTACCATCTACCTCCAGAAAAAGTAAGCGTAATTAATTGGGGGGCTAATCCGAAAATCAACAGAACTCGATCGGATATTGAAAGATTTATTCAACAACGTAGTTTTGATTGCTGCCAACTCTTATTTCTTGGAGTAGATTGGCAGCGAAAAGGAGGTGAATTTGCGGTAGAAGTTGCGGAAAATATAAATAAATTAGGAGTAAAAGCAACTCTCAATGTCGTTGGATGTAAACCCTCTTTGTCGGCATCAAAGCAAGACTTCGTCAATGTTATTGGATATATTGATAAGTCTACTGCATCAGGACAAGAAAAACTCCACTATTTATTCTCTACATCTCATTTTCTAATCTTACCTTCACAAGCAGAAACCTACGGACTGGTTTTCATTGAAGCGAACTCTTATGGACTCCCTTGTATCGCTAGTAATGTTGGTGGCATACCAGCAATTATTCGAGACGGAAAAAATGGCAAAACATTTCCGCTGGAGACGGATAGTTTAGTCTGTAGTCACTACATTGCCGAACTGTTTTCCGATCGAGATAAATATCAATCTTTAGCATTGTCCTCCTTTGAAGAATACCAATTTCGCTTAAACTGGAAGGTAGCAGCTCGGGAATTACAAGCATTATTTGAGGATGTTTTAAGTTCGTGA
- the coaE gene encoding dephospho-CoA kinase (Dephospho-CoA kinase (CoaE) performs the final step in coenzyme A biosynthesis.), with protein sequence MKNKAEIGITGGIASGKSTASRYLQQQYNLILCDADIYAREAVEPGSEIWQTICDRYGSQISLPNGQLNRPKLGEIIFSNSQEREWLEGQIHPYVGDRFQGILDRASPTHRLVFSIPLLFEAKMTNLVQEVWVVYCLPQQQRERLMKRNNLSEEEAEARISSQMPLEQKCEKADRILDNSSTEADLLIQIDEAMASISL encoded by the coding sequence GTGAAAAATAAAGCAGAAATTGGTATAACGGGAGGGATTGCTAGTGGCAAAAGTACTGCCAGCCGATATTTACAACAGCAGTATAATCTTATTCTCTGCGATGCCGATATTTATGCTCGCGAAGCCGTGGAACCCGGATCGGAAATTTGGCAAACAATTTGCGATCGCTACGGCTCTCAGATTAGCTTACCCAACGGTCAATTAAATCGCCCGAAATTAGGCGAGATTATCTTTAGCAACTCGCAAGAGCGAGAATGGTTAGAAGGGCAAATTCATCCTTACGTGGGCGATCGCTTCCAAGGTATACTAGATCGAGCCTCTCCAACCCATCGGTTGGTCTTCTCCATTCCTCTCCTCTTTGAGGCGAAAATGACCAATTTAGTTCAAGAGGTTTGGGTGGTGTATTGCTTGCCGCAGCAACAACGAGAGCGGTTAATGAAACGGAACAACTTGAGCGAGGAGGAGGCTGAGGCGAGAATATCGAGTCAAATGCCGTTAGAGCAAAAATGCGAAAAAGCCGATCGCATTCTGGATAATAGCTCGACAGAAGCTGACTTATTGATACAGATTGATGAAGCGATGGCCAGTATATCTCTATAA
- a CDS encoding cupin domain-containing protein: MKLMSLNQISAEGVSHNGKIRKQVMLRMGDLPHLTNFSQARFPPGEIADAHSHQDMCEVFFIESGTGKINIDGTDYPLAPGTCIAVDIGEVHELCNTGETELVVTYFGLKVA; this comes from the coding sequence ATGAAATTAATGTCCCTCAACCAGATATCGGCAGAAGGTGTCAGTCACAATGGGAAAATTCGCAAACAAGTCATGCTGCGCATGGGAGATCTGCCTCATTTAACCAATTTTTCCCAAGCCAGATTTCCCCCTGGAGAAATTGCCGATGCTCATAGCCATCAGGATATGTGCGAGGTCTTTTTTATTGAGTCCGGAACGGGAAAAATTAACATTGACGGTACGGACTATCCTCTGGCTCCGGGAACCTGTATTGCGGTCGATATTGGAGAAGTTCACGAACTTTGTAATACGGGGGAGACCGAGTTAGTGGTTACCTATTTTGGCTTGAAAGTGGCTTGA
- the tsaB gene encoding tRNA (adenosine(37)-N6)-threonylcarbamoyltransferase complex dimerization subunit type 1 TsaB: MSGLALHTTSPQLGLAIVDPRGNRRSQTWDLGRETSSQLHSLLAEFIQPLSWKDFQWLAVACGPGGFTGTRIGMVTARTLGQQLDLPVFPISTLAAVAWSNRNEQTSTIAVEMPGQRGQVFGAVYQIESGNIVAIVGDRVFAPEDWQTLVAEHSYPLVPAVSNLGETVSSILELAYLSWQQGQRPSWSNALPFYGQHPVLGH; this comes from the coding sequence ATGTCCGGTTTAGCTCTCCATACCACCAGTCCTCAACTCGGTTTAGCGATCGTCGATCCTAGGGGAAATCGGCGATCGCAAACCTGGGACTTAGGCCGCGAGACCTCCAGTCAACTACACTCTCTCTTAGCCGAATTTATCCAACCCCTCTCCTGGAAAGACTTTCAGTGGTTGGCCGTCGCTTGCGGCCCCGGCGGGTTTACCGGAACTCGCATCGGCATGGTCACCGCGCGCACCCTCGGACAACAGCTCGATCTGCCCGTCTTTCCCATTTCTACCTTAGCTGCCGTCGCTTGGTCGAACCGTAACGAGCAGACCTCAACCATTGCCGTGGAAATGCCAGGGCAACGGGGTCAAGTCTTTGGGGCAGTATACCAAATTGAATCGGGAAATATCGTTGCGATTGTCGGCGATCGCGTTTTTGCTCCCGAAGACTGGCAAACCCTTGTTGCAGAACATTCCTATCCTCTCGTCCCTGCGGTATCCAATCTGGGAGAAACCGTCTCGAGCATCTTAGAACTCGCTTATCTCAGTTGGCAGCAAGGTCAACGCCCCAGTTGGAGCAACGCCCTACCCTTTTACGGTCAACATCCCGTATTAGGACATTGA
- a CDS encoding Crp/Fnr family transcriptional regulator, whose product MLDSTERLEIVRQVPIFREIESDDILREVNAALLELWYPAGHLILDEGRKGGLLYILLSGRVQVEKDDTVLAELKKGDFFGEMSIFNSAPLSASVRAVEECEILLLTQQQLYEAIAISPGVAIYMIRILCKRVNQMNETISDLQAQVGSL is encoded by the coding sequence ATGTTAGATTCGACGGAACGTTTGGAGATTGTGCGGCAAGTCCCGATTTTCCGGGAAATTGAGAGTGATGACATTCTCCGGGAGGTGAATGCCGCGCTGTTAGAGTTATGGTATCCGGCGGGGCATTTAATTCTCGACGAAGGACGCAAGGGAGGCTTGCTCTATATCTTGCTGTCGGGACGAGTGCAGGTGGAGAAAGACGATACGGTCTTGGCAGAGTTGAAGAAAGGTGATTTTTTCGGCGAGATGTCGATTTTTAATTCGGCTCCCCTGTCGGCTTCGGTGCGAGCGGTGGAGGAATGCGAGATTTTGTTATTAACTCAGCAACAATTATACGAGGCGATCGCCATTTCTCCAGGAGTTGCTATTTATATGATTCGCATTTTGTGTAAGCGAGTCAATCAGATGAATGAGACGATATCCGATCTGCAAGCTCAAGTTGGGTCGCTGTAG
- the serS gene encoding serine--tRNA ligase, producing the protein MLDIKQIRDNREQIEAKLNSRGSKYDLQPILDCHGLQRNLETDRSQLQAKSNEIGKQVGQKIKSGTSPQSPEIQDLKDEGNRIKAQLAELEPRAKQLKSQLYELLLPLPNLPSDSTPVGGSEDENVEVFRWGDEYLPQTEKILPHWEIGEQLGILNFDRSARIAQSRFVTLIGAGAALERSLISFMLDLHTGAGYTEVMPPFLINSTSLTASGQLPKFAEESFKCANDDLWLTPTAEVPITSLYRDEILNGDELPIYHCAFTPCFRREAGSYGRDTRGLIRLHQFNKVEMFKFVRPETSTDELETLRQQAESVLQALKLPYRVIELCTGDLGFSATKTYDLEVWLPSSGKYREISSCSNCGDFQARRGNIRFRETGKKGTQYLHTLNGSGLAIGRTMAAILENYQQPNGTVKIPEVLQPYLGREVL; encoded by the coding sequence GTGCTGGATATCAAACAAATTCGCGACAACCGAGAACAGATCGAAGCCAAGCTGAATAGCAGAGGCTCTAAATACGACCTGCAACCCATCTTAGACTGCCACGGACTGCAGCGAAACCTCGAAACCGATCGCAGCCAACTACAAGCGAAAAGCAACGAGATTGGCAAACAAGTCGGGCAGAAAATAAAATCGGGAACCTCCCCTCAATCTCCGGAGATCCAGGACTTGAAAGATGAAGGAAACCGAATTAAAGCCCAATTAGCCGAACTCGAACCCCGAGCAAAGCAGTTGAAGAGCCAATTGTACGAGTTGCTCCTTCCCTTACCCAATCTTCCCAGTGACTCGACTCCCGTAGGAGGTAGCGAAGATGAGAACGTGGAAGTATTTCGCTGGGGCGATGAATATCTACCGCAAACTGAGAAAATTCTCCCGCACTGGGAAATTGGCGAGCAACTGGGTATCCTGAATTTCGATCGCTCCGCGCGCATTGCGCAAAGTCGTTTTGTGACTCTGATTGGTGCGGGGGCTGCCTTAGAGCGATCGCTGATTTCGTTTATGCTCGACTTGCATACTGGCGCCGGTTATACGGAAGTGATGCCGCCGTTTCTGATCAATAGCACCTCGCTCACCGCTTCGGGACAGTTACCAAAATTCGCCGAAGAAAGCTTTAAATGCGCCAACGACGACCTCTGGCTGACTCCAACCGCAGAAGTTCCCATCACCAGCCTCTATCGCGACGAAATCCTCAACGGCGACGAGCTGCCTATTTATCACTGCGCCTTCACTCCCTGTTTCCGCCGGGAAGCGGGAAGCTACGGACGCGACACTCGAGGCTTAATTCGCCTGCACCAGTTTAATAAAGTGGAAATGTTTAAGTTCGTCCGTCCGGAAACCTCCACCGACGAACTCGAAACCTTGCGCCAGCAGGCTGAGTCTGTGTTGCAAGCCTTGAAACTTCCCTATCGCGTCATCGAACTCTGCACCGGAGACTTGGGTTTTTCCGCCACCAAAACCTACGATCTGGAAGTGTGGTTGCCTTCCTCCGGTAAATATCGCGAAATTTCCAGTTGTTCCAACTGCGGCGACTTCCAAGCCCGACGAGGTAATATTCGTTTCCGGGAAACCGGGAAAAAAGGAACCCAATATTTACATACTCTAAATGGTTCCGGACTGGCGATCGGTCGCACCATGGCCGCCATTTTAGAGAACTACCAACAACCGAATGGCACGGTCAAGATTCCCGAAGTGTTGCAACCCTATTTAGGTCGGGAGGTGCTTTGA
- the rseP gene encoding RIP metalloprotease RseP, whose product MGYLAAIAVLVVLIIVHELGHFLAARLQGIHANRFSLGFGPILWKYQGSETEYAVRAIPLGGFVGFPDEDPESTIPPDDPNLLNNRPILDRAIVISAGVIANLIFAYLVLALQFGIQGIPAGINYEPGVLVPQVLTNDSPAAVAGIRAGDLIVSIDSQPLEASETAIQVVQQTIQESPNRTVSLKVERGERVYSLQVTPQPDADGVGRIGVQLFPNGTPSYRSPQGIGEIFVLAAEQFQDIVVRTVQGFGQLITNFGSMAGQVGGPVRIVEEGARLARSDSSSLLFFAAIISVNLAVLNILPLPALDGGQLAFLLVEGLRGKPLPSKVQENVMQTGIMLLLGLGIFLIIRDTTQLEFVQQLLE is encoded by the coding sequence ATGGGCTATTTGGCAGCGATCGCAGTTCTGGTCGTCTTAATTATCGTGCATGAACTGGGCCACTTTCTGGCCGCTCGCCTGCAAGGCATTCATGCCAACCGATTTTCCTTAGGCTTCGGCCCCATTCTCTGGAAATATCAAGGGTCAGAAACAGAATATGCGGTTCGGGCCATTCCCCTCGGTGGCTTTGTCGGATTTCCGGACGAAGATCCGGAAAGTACTATTCCTCCTGACGATCCGAATTTACTTAATAATCGTCCCATATTAGACCGGGCGATCGTGATTAGCGCTGGCGTCATTGCCAATTTAATTTTTGCTTATTTGGTGCTGGCTTTGCAGTTTGGGATTCAAGGCATCCCCGCCGGGATTAATTACGAACCCGGCGTTTTAGTGCCACAAGTGCTGACGAACGATAGTCCCGCTGCTGTGGCGGGGATTCGCGCCGGAGACCTAATTGTGTCCATTGATTCCCAGCCCTTAGAAGCCTCGGAAACCGCCATTCAAGTCGTCCAGCAAACGATTCAAGAGTCTCCCAATCGGACGGTGAGCTTGAAAGTAGAACGCGGCGAGCGTGTATATTCCCTGCAAGTGACTCCGCAACCGGATGCCGATGGCGTCGGACGCATTGGGGTACAGCTCTTCCCGAATGGTACGCCCAGCTATCGATCGCCGCAAGGCATTGGCGAAATCTTTGTCTTAGCGGCAGAACAATTCCAAGATATCGTGGTGCGCACGGTGCAAGGCTTCGGGCAACTGATTACTAATTTTGGCTCCATGGCCGGCCAGGTTGGGGGGCCGGTGAGAATTGTAGAAGAAGGGGCGAGGTTGGCGCGATCTGATTCTAGTAGCTTGCTCTTTTTTGCCGCTATTATTAGCGTTAACTTGGCAGTCCTCAATATTCTCCCCCTCCCCGCTCTCGATGGCGGACAACTCGCTTTTCTCCTAGTAGAAGGATTGCGCGGCAAACCCCTACCGAGCAAAGTTCAGGAAAACGTCATGCAAACCGGAATTATGCTGTTGCTGGGATTGGGAATCTTCCTAATTATTCGCGATACCACTCAACTCGAGTTCGTGCAGCAACTTCTCGAATAG
- a CDS encoding DUF3386 domain-containing protein yields the protein MTETTQAREMFQGAYENRYTWDKSFPGFTADMQLVQGSETYTGSVRINRDLSVELSGIEDEAVYKSVQAQLKDVVTHRQSAAFSDVHGKNEFTLGETDDSGAVEVHVSGAAMGSEYKVRDRVICYVQRVVGPMTFFIDTYETLDTGAGYVPTRYDLVMHNTKSGDLVQEIKFEDSYEAIGDYHIMTAQTTHTKKQGETTTTSWSYSNVNLLEPSLV from the coding sequence ATGACTGAAACGACCCAAGCACGGGAGATGTTCCAAGGTGCTTATGAAAACCGCTATACCTGGGATAAGAGTTTTCCGGGATTCACTGCCGATATGCAGCTCGTCCAAGGGAGCGAAACCTATACGGGTTCGGTTCGGATTAATCGTGACTTGAGCGTAGAACTCTCTGGTATTGAAGATGAAGCGGTTTATAAGTCCGTGCAAGCACAGCTTAAAGATGTGGTTACTCATCGCCAAAGTGCCGCGTTTTCCGACGTGCATGGCAAGAATGAGTTTACTTTAGGAGAAACGGATGATTCTGGAGCTGTGGAAGTCCATGTTTCCGGTGCAGCCATGGGATCGGAATATAAGGTTCGCGATCGCGTAATCTGTTACGTACAGCGCGTTGTCGGCCCCATGACTTTTTTTATCGATACTTACGAAACCTTGGACACTGGGGCGGGATACGTGCCTACGCGCTACGATTTAGTCATGCACAATACCAAGTCTGGAGATCTGGTGCAAGAGATAAAGTTTGAAGATTCCTACGAGGCGATCGGCGATTACCATATCATGACAGCTCAGACGACTCATACGAAGAAGCAAGGCGAAACGACTACAACGTCCTGGAGCTACTCTAACGTTAACCTCCTCGAACCGAGCTTAGTCTAA
- a CDS encoding NifU family protein, which yields MTETKAKLEGPLELNPINVEKVLDDMRPYLMADGGNVELVEIDGPIVKLRLQGACSSCPSSTMTLRMGIERRLRELIPEIAEVEQVL from the coding sequence ATGACTGAGACTAAGGCAAAATTAGAAGGCCCCCTGGAACTGAATCCTATTAATGTGGAAAAGGTTTTAGACGATATGCGTCCCTATCTGATGGCAGATGGAGGTAATGTCGAATTGGTGGAAATTGACGGTCCAATTGTGAAGCTACGCTTGCAAGGAGCTTGCAGTTCTTGTCCGAGTTCGACAATGACGTTAAGAATGGGAATTGAACGTCGCTTGCGCGAGTTGATTCCGGAAATTGCTGAAGTCGAACAGGTACTATAA
- a CDS encoding HAD family hydrolase, whose product MPIPDILALDFDGVLCDGLVEYFQTAWHAYSRLWNVENDRPPEGIAEQFYPLRPVIETGWEMPVLIRALVAGVSPSNILSHWREICQETIDRDRLSAPEIMAEVDGYRDRQIESNLDAWLACHRFYPGAIAQLKLLQNSSVKLVIITTKEARFARELLHQHGIEFPQEKIIGKGAKRPKTDSLLTFNPAENKIWFIEDRLKTLLSVAQHPELTSVKLFLATWGYNTVGDRESIAEHSRISALSLAQFCQPLAEWNHP is encoded by the coding sequence ATGCCAATTCCCGATATCTTAGCTCTCGATTTTGATGGCGTTTTGTGCGATGGCTTAGTAGAATATTTCCAAACGGCTTGGCACGCCTATTCTCGCTTGTGGAATGTAGAAAACGATCGACCTCCGGAAGGAATAGCAGAGCAGTTTTATCCCCTGCGTCCGGTGATTGAAACGGGGTGGGAAATGCCGGTGTTAATTCGGGCGTTAGTTGCTGGAGTTTCGCCTTCCAATATTCTCAGTCATTGGCGGGAAATTTGTCAGGAAACCATCGATCGCGATCGCCTGAGTGCGCCAGAAATTATGGCAGAAGTCGATGGATATCGCGATCGCCAAATTGAGAGCAATCTTGATGCTTGGTTAGCCTGCCATCGCTTTTATCCCGGTGCGATCGCGCAATTAAAACTACTCCAAAATAGTTCTGTAAAATTAGTCATTATTACGACAAAAGAAGCGAGATTTGCACGAGAGCTGTTGCACCAGCACGGAATTGAATTTCCTCAAGAAAAAATTATTGGCAAAGGAGCAAAGCGACCAAAAACAGACAGTTTACTGACATTTAATCCAGCAGAAAACAAGATTTGGTTTATTGAAGACCGACTGAAAACTCTCTTATCAGTAGCGCAACATCCAGAGCTAACGTCAGTGAAACTCTTTTTAGCCACTTGGGGATACAATACTGTAGGCGATCGCGAAAGCATTGCCGAACATTCGCGCATTTCGGCTTTATCTTTAGCCCAGTTTTGCCAACCTCTTGCTGAATGGAACCATCCCTAA
- a CDS encoding pentapeptide repeat-containing protein, whose translation MKARQVLAQYAAGERNFQGVNLRGESFKGRNLAGADFTGADIRGTDFTGADLTGVRFCRAGAGLQKHRMVFNLMIAFLISAASGVLSWFPAALVTFIFDSDNLENIIAGWVSLTTLIIFIIVVFRKGVVTSLSTVAGAVAVAVTVAVAVAVAGVIAVAGAIVVAGAVAIAGAAVVAVAGAIVVAGAIAGAVAGAIVVAGSVAGAGAVAGAGAVAGAGAVAVVFTSLNLYIAWRAMKGDSRDAWIRSVAVAFAAWGGTSFRGATLTDADFTGARLKHCDFRQAHFLRTCFKNTEKLDLSRPGETLLADTTACNVLVNPENGYKLDLRKVNLRGAFLAGANLKSANLKQADLSAADLSGAILENANLTESIAIGTNFTGAHLTGACLEAWNIEPTTIFKDVDCQYIYLRDHPNPHYRSDRRPHDPDETYQPGDFDRLYTKLMDTVEILLRDGINREAFATAFGKVMQDYPEITWDSIQAMEKKGKDVLVTVAVSPETDKAQLEKTFKATYEKEIATLKAEVKSFKRENKTLKQDKEYMQDLLRLQASQPVTIEIDNSSSADSKTMSDNPSISVGGDNKGNLAGGDLDASGAVQNIDNLNSTLATTLNQLPETATEAETPNLKTVLMELQTAINSSELPEDDKAEALEQVQIIAEAGKSPEGNTVQKVVKRATTMLKGIIAGLPAAAGLVKAVQEVLEFFNLG comes from the coding sequence ATGAAAGCACGCCAGGTTTTAGCGCAATATGCCGCAGGAGAGCGCAACTTCCAGGGAGTCAACCTGCGAGGAGAGTCCTTTAAAGGTCGAAACTTGGCGGGAGCAGACTTCACGGGTGCGGATATTCGCGGAACGGATTTTACTGGAGCAGACTTAACCGGGGTGAGGTTTTGCCGAGCGGGAGCTGGACTGCAAAAACATCGAATGGTATTCAATCTGATGATTGCTTTCCTCATATCTGCAGCGTCTGGTGTTCTCTCCTGGTTTCCGGCTGCCCTGGTTACTTTTATCTTCGATTCAGATAACTTAGAAAACATTATTGCGGGCTGGGTATCCCTGACTACTCTGATTATTTTCATCATTGTGGTTTTCCGTAAAGGGGTTGTGACCAGCCTTAGCACAGTCGCAGGAGCAGTTGCAGTTGCAGTTACAGTCGCAGTTGCAGTTGCAGTTGCAGGAGTAATCGCAGTTGCAGGAGCAATCGTAGTTGCAGGAGCAGTCGCAATTGCAGGAGCAGCCGTAGTTGCAGTTGCAGGAGCAATCGTAGTTGCAGGAGCAATAGCAGGAGCAGTTGCAGGAGCAATCGTAGTTGCAGGATCAGTCGCAGGAGCAGGAGCAGTCGCAGGAGCAGGAGCAGTCGCAGGAGCAGGAGCAGTCGCAGTTGTCTTCACTAGCTTGAACCTCTACATTGCCTGGCGAGCGATGAAAGGCGACTCCCGCGATGCTTGGATTCGTTCGGTTGCTGTTGCTTTTGCTGCATGGGGAGGGACGAGCTTTCGCGGCGCAACCTTAACCGATGCGGACTTTACTGGAGCTAGGCTGAAACACTGCGATTTCCGTCAGGCTCATTTTCTGCGCACCTGCTTCAAAAATACAGAAAAACTCGACCTTTCCCGTCCCGGAGAAACGCTCCTGGCCGATACCACCGCGTGTAATGTACTGGTTAACCCGGAAAATGGCTATAAACTCGACCTCCGCAAGGTTAACCTCCGGGGTGCATTCCTCGCTGGAGCCAACCTGAAAAGTGCGAACTTGAAACAAGCGGACTTGAGTGCAGCCGACCTTAGCGGTGCTATTTTGGAAAATGCTAACCTAACCGAATCGATCGCAATTGGCACGAACTTTACTGGCGCTCATCTCACCGGGGCTTGTCTGGAAGCTTGGAACATCGAACCGACAACTATCTTTAAAGACGTAGACTGCCAATACATTTATCTGCGCGACCATCCCAATCCTCATTATAGGAGCGATCGCCGTCCCCACGATCCCGACGAGACCTATCAGCCCGGAGATTTCGATCGCCTTTATACTAAACTGATGGATACCGTGGAGATTCTGCTGCGCGATGGCATCAACCGGGAAGCTTTCGCCACCGCTTTTGGGAAGGTGATGCAAGACTATCCGGAGATTACCTGGGACTCGATCCAGGCCATGGAGAAGAAAGGAAAAGACGTACTGGTTACGGTTGCAGTTTCTCCAGAGACGGATAAAGCACAACTAGAAAAGACATTTAAGGCGACTTACGAGAAGGAAATAGCGACTCTCAAAGCAGAAGTGAAATCTTTCAAGCGGGAAAACAAAACCCTGAAGCAGGATAAGGAATATATGCAGGATCTGTTGCGACTTCAGGCGAGTCAACCCGTTACAATCGAAATTGATAATTCCAGCAGTGCAGACAGTAAAACCATGAGCGATAATCCCAGTATTTCTGTCGGTGGCGACAATAAAGGTAACCTGGCAGGTGGCGATTTAGATGCGAGCGGTGCGGTGCAAAATATCGATAATTTGAATAGCACCCTCGCCACTACCCTCAACCAGCTTCCAGAAACCGCGACGGAAGCAGAGACGCCAAATCTGAAAACGGTGCTGATGGAGCTGCAAACTGCGATTAACAGTAGCGAACTTCCGGAGGACGATAAAGCGGAAGCCTTAGAACAGGTGCAGATTATCGCCGAAGCGGGGAAAAGTCCTGAAGGCAATACGGTGCAAAAAGTGGTGAAACGAGCGACGACGATGCTAAAAGGAATTATTGCAGGTTTGCCAGCAGCTGCGGGTTTGGTGAAAGCGGTGCAAGAGGTGCTCGAATTTTTCAACCTGGGTTAA